A region from the Mycoplasmopsis bovigenitalium genome encodes:
- a CDS encoding DUF3899 domain-containing protein yields the protein MKNRKWLHLITVLVSLIVSSIYFTVSYYQKKYNGNVYKILSDTFFICGVICLAYGVFILSFKLGLGSGLISISQRNRENRLKRRIQKLELGQSNQESRAEIKILNNELQNINNKSIARNNAQNNKLVFLIIIAIAVVLIIIGIIFAFV from the coding sequence ATGAAAAATCGCAAATGACTACATCTTATTACAGTGCTTGTATCACTTATTGTTTCAAGTATATATTTTACTGTTTCATATTATCAAAAAAAATATAATGGAAATGTATATAAAATTTTAAGTGATACTTTTTTCATTTGCGGTGTAATTTGTCTTGCTTATGGTGTATTCATTCTTTCTTTTAAACTGGGTTTAGGTTCAGGATTAATTAGTATTAGTCAACGTAACCGTGAAAATCGATTAAAACGCAGAATTCAAAAACTAGAATTGGGACAATCAAACCAAGAATCGCGAGCAGAAATTAAAATTTTAAATAATGAACTGCAAAATATTAATAACAAATCTATTGCAAGAAATAATGCTCAAAATAATAAATTAGTTTTTCTGATAATAATTGCTATTGCAGTTGTACTAATAATAATTGGGATTATTTTTGCTTTTGTTTAA
- a CDS encoding ABC transporter ATP-binding protein, whose translation MKAQHSFDNDEIIVIKDLQKSFKKNKALKGVSFSVKRGELFGYLGLNGAGKTVTLNIILGLLKRDKGQVFINGLSIDKNQLDIRNQVGIVFQESILDPELSIRENLMVRATLYKDYMQGESVASVVDKIINEFQLNDFASRRYGTLSGGQKRRADIARALVHSPKILFLDEPTTGLDPNSRKLVWQILKKIQRTRKLTIMLTTHYMEEADDCSRVIILEKGQKLVEDTPAALKTKYSSSILRIYQMTDKLKELITQSKNINYEVENGSYIIRFDSVAQGHEFVTRNIAQLKDFEFNKGTMDEVFLNVTQKGHK comes from the coding sequence ATGAAAGCACAACATAGCTTTGATAATGATGAAATAATAGTGATAAAGGATTTGCAAAAAAGCTTTAAAAAAAATAAAGCACTAAAAGGTGTTTCATTTAGTGTTAAAAGAGGGGAGTTATTTGGCTATTTAGGTCTAAACGGGGCCGGTAAAACAGTTACATTAAACATTATTCTAGGACTATTAAAAAGAGATAAAGGACAAGTTTTTATTAATGGTTTGAGCATAGATAAAAACCAACTTGATATTAGGAATCAAGTAGGTATTGTCTTTCAAGAATCAATTCTTGATCCTGAGCTTTCAATTCGCGAAAATCTTATGGTTAGAGCAACTCTTTATAAAGATTATATGCAAGGTGAATCAGTGGCTTCCGTTGTTGATAAAATCATAAATGAGTTTCAACTTAATGATTTCGCATCTCGGCGTTATGGTACTTTATCAGGTGGCCAGAAAAGACGAGCAGACATAGCACGGGCATTGGTTCATAGCCCAAAAATTCTTTTTTTAGATGAGCCAACAACAGGCTTAGATCCTAATTCAAGAAAACTTGTTTGACAAATTTTAAAGAAAATACAAAGAACAAGAAAACTTACAATAATGCTAACTACTCACTATATGGAAGAAGCAGATGATTGCTCAAGGGTCATAATTTTAGAAAAAGGTCAAAAACTAGTTGAAGACACACCAGCTGCTTTAAAAACAAAATATTCATCTTCAATACTTCGTATATATCAAATGACAGACAAACTTAAAGAATTAATCACTCAAAGTAAAAACATTAACTACGAAGTTGAAAATGGGAGTTACATTATTCGTTTCGATTCAGTGGCGCAAGGGCATGAATTCGTTACAAGAAATATAGCTCAACTAAAAGATTTTGAATTCAATAAAGGAACAATGGACGAGGTATTTTTAAACGTAACACAGAAAGGACACAAATAA
- a CDS encoding ABC transporter permease, giving the protein MHLTRRNLIIFFKDKRRIFFTFMSPLIVLLCFVLFARKIYLSQMPEYLPAKIKDQYADISMLIGLLSVTSFTNAISLSSIMVTDTERKVLNDLYISPVRAGIVRFSYLIYNIILNICITLFIFVIGICWMGINKTLVVEVKNSDFQNMFNIPEILKTLDPSKLANTLNDSSVTKTYYSFDTAKVFIVIGLIILAAFLNSSLFVFVLSFLNNTSAFSAISASLSAIAGFLIGAFVPLHTFPRAVAEFSSLIPSTHISNMFRHFITQGLIFSEKDPIIQKLFSEKHAIYDFNILFGQDIKWWGSLIYTGSWTLLMITLNISLSNLKRK; this is encoded by the coding sequence ATGCACTTAACAAGACGTAATTTAATTATTTTTTTCAAAGATAAAAGAAGAATATTTTTTACTTTTATGTCGCCATTAATTGTTCTTTTGTGTTTCGTTTTGTTTGCACGAAAAATTTATTTAAGCCAAATGCCTGAGTATTTGCCCGCAAAAATAAAAGATCAATATGCCGATATATCAATGCTAATTGGTTTACTTTCAGTTACCTCATTTACTAATGCTATTAGTCTTTCATCGATTATGGTTACCGACACAGAACGTAAAGTTCTTAACGATTTGTACATTTCGCCTGTGCGAGCTGGAATTGTTAGATTTAGCTATTTAATTTATAATATAATTTTGAACATTTGCATTACTCTATTTATTTTTGTTATCGGTATATGTTGAATGGGTATTAATAAAACATTGGTAGTAGAAGTTAAAAACAGTGACTTTCAAAATATGTTTAATATTCCAGAAATTTTAAAAACACTAGATCCTTCGAAGTTAGCAAACACTCTTAATGATTCGAGTGTTACAAAGACTTATTATTCATTTGACACAGCTAAGGTATTTATTGTCATAGGGTTAATAATCTTGGCCGCATTTTTAAATAGTTCATTATTTGTCTTTGTTTTAAGTTTTTTAAATAATACTTCTGCCTTTAGCGCTATTAGTGCTAGCTTAAGTGCAATTGCCGGCTTTTTAATTGGTGCATTCGTCCCATTACACACTTTTCCGCGTGCAGTTGCTGAATTTAGCTCTTTAATTCCATCAACTCACATTTCCAACATGTTTCGTCATTTTATTACCCAAGGACTTATCTTTTCAGAAAAAGACCCTATTATTCAAAAATTATTCAGCGAAAAACACGCAATATATGATTTTAATATTTTATTTGGTCAAGACATTAAATGATGGGGCTCATTAATTTATACAGGATCATGAACTCTATTGATGATAACATTAAACATTTCTTTATCTAACCTAAAAAGAAAATAA
- a CDS encoding IS1634 family transposase — protein MEKQDLMLFNVHGNKKGVLYKYVGWSNGFNKNPTRWFSLGNVEKLLEINENAIEIIKNKLKNFTRQDNPDKVKHALLHSIEKEKIQHTSICVGNELISEFIEKHNIFKQLKATRHKNMNEIFNFLVAKRIINPTSIYNSFNESDEYSTNIFSSKNSFYRLLDIVHENKDQLLFSINKLVESETKSKLDEIYFDSSTVYFESFSREGLRVPGYSKDAKFKEDQIVIGLACDKNGIPIYMKVFKGNTGDSRTMIPFILELETKFGIKNITIIADRGMSTNANIRFLEQRGHNFIISYRAKSGSQNFKNWILDREGYIGDSEFRYKETEYESNWKNTRFNGKLRRRIVTYSKTRAKKDREDRGILIDNFRKKQDKSGYVDSTKMLGTKKCKFFKQISKFKFELDFEKVTKDSEFDGIYVYETNISNISAEKIIEKYANQWKIETNFRALKSFLQIRPVYVRLDEHIIAHSILCFISLVLLKLITYKINKFYEDYGVIDHLSEQKLINILSKLRERVDINSKTKEIIKRQREDSKTIKDIWSEYDLIKKIVIKK, from the coding sequence ATGGAAAAACAAGATTTGATGCTATTTAATGTTCATGGAAATAAAAAGGGCGTTTTATATAAATATGTTGGCTGGTCAAACGGATTCAATAAAAATCCAACAAGATGGTTTAGTTTAGGAAATGTAGAAAAACTACTTGAAATTAACGAAAACGCAATCGAGATAATAAAAAACAAACTTAAAAACTTCACTAGACAGGATAATCCAGATAAAGTTAAACATGCGCTTCTACACTCGATTGAAAAAGAAAAAATCCAACATACAAGTATTTGCGTTGGCAATGAATTAATAAGTGAATTTATTGAAAAACACAACATATTTAAACAATTAAAAGCCACAAGACATAAAAATATGAATGAAATATTTAATTTCTTAGTGGCGAAAAGAATTATTAATCCCACAAGTATATACAACTCATTTAATGAATCAGATGAATATTCAACAAATATCTTTTCTTCTAAGAATAGCTTTTATAGACTTTTAGACATTGTTCACGAAAACAAAGACCAATTGCTTTTTTCAATAAATAAATTAGTTGAATCGGAAACAAAAAGTAAATTAGATGAAATCTATTTTGATTCATCTACAGTGTATTTTGAAAGTTTTAGCCGCGAAGGACTTAGGGTTCCTGGGTATTCTAAAGATGCCAAATTCAAAGAAGATCAGATTGTGATTGGTCTTGCGTGCGACAAAAATGGTATTCCTATTTACATGAAAGTTTTCAAGGGAAATACAGGGGATTCAAGAACAATGATTCCATTTATATTAGAACTTGAAACTAAATTTGGCATAAAAAATATAACAATTATTGCTGATAGAGGGATGAGTACAAATGCAAATATCCGTTTTTTAGAACAAAGAGGACACAATTTTATAATCTCATATAGAGCAAAATCTGGTAGTCAGAATTTTAAAAATTGGATTTTAGATCGCGAAGGATACATTGGAGATTCTGAATTTAGATACAAAGAAACAGAATATGAATCTAATTGAAAAAATACAAGATTTAATGGTAAATTAAGAAGAAGAATTGTAACTTATTCAAAAACAAGAGCAAAAAAAGATAGAGAAGATCGCGGAATTTTGATTGATAATTTCCGTAAAAAACAAGACAAAAGCGGTTATGTTGATTCAACAAAAATGTTGGGTACAAAAAAATGCAAATTCTTTAAACAAATATCTAAGTTTAAATTTGAATTAGACTTTGAAAAAGTCACAAAAGATTCTGAATTTGATGGTATCTATGTTTATGAAACAAATATTTCAAATATTTCTGCTGAAAAAATCATTGAAAAGTACGCGAACCAATGAAAAATTGAAACAAATTTTAGAGCATTAAAAAGTTTTTTACAAATTAGACCGGTTTATGTGAGACTAGACGAACACATAATAGCACACTCAATATTATGTTTTATATCACTTGTTTTATTAAAACTTATTACTTATAAGATAAACAAGTTTTATGAGGATTATGGTGTAATTGACCATTTATCTGAACAAAAACTTATTAATATATTATCCAAACTAAGAGAAAGAGTTGATATCAACTCAAAAACAAAAGAAATCATTAAAAGACAAAGAGAAGATTCGAAAACAATAAAAGATATTTGAAGCGAATATGATCTTATTAAAAAAATTGTAATTAAAAAATAG
- the hpt gene encoding hypoxanthine phosphoribosyltransferase: protein MDKRFTKILYTQTEIEQRIKELSQWVNETYNNSKDLVIVGLLKGAIPFIAQLIKGVDIENELAFMIASSYHGASQSSGNVKIIMDLEVDIEGKDVLIAEDIIDSGITLDKVKNMLLQRNPKSLKIITLLDKPYNRKVNLEADKVGFLVPNEFIVGFGLDYQEKFRGIPFIGVFDPKK, encoded by the coding sequence ATGGACAAAAGATTCACAAAAATTTTATACACTCAAACAGAAATTGAACAACGTATTAAAGAGCTTTCGCAATGAGTTAACGAAACATACAATAACTCTAAAGATTTAGTTATTGTTGGATTGTTAAAAGGAGCTATTCCCTTCATTGCTCAATTAATAAAAGGTGTAGATATTGAAAATGAACTTGCTTTTATGATTGCTTCGAGCTATCATGGTGCAAGCCAATCAAGCGGGAATGTCAAAATTATTATGGATCTTGAAGTTGATATTGAAGGAAAAGATGTTTTGATTGCAGAAGATATCATTGATTCTGGAATTACACTTGATAAAGTAAAAAATATGCTTTTACAAAGAAATCCAAAAAGTCTAAAAATAATTACTTTACTTGACAAACCATATAATCGAAAAGTTAATTTAGAAGCTGATAAAGTAGGTTTTTTAGTTCCAAACGAATTTATTGTCGGATTCGGGCTAGATTACCAAGAAAAATTTAGAGGAATACCATTCATTGGTGTATTTGATCCCAAAAAATAA
- a CDS encoding deoxynucleoside kinase, with amino-acid sequence MIIGISGMIASGKSTLAKNLAKFYDNSIYLEEFQSEDKIFNQFIEWFYKGVKNINLAFQAYILESSANTLRSALIDFSKSGKICQTNHIFLDRFNIEHYIFALISMKNKPAKFIKAFDQLFNKMIEKEQNPNLAIFIDIDFDNFKEHLFKRGRESEIKNYEQNEEYFKELHALYRHLYEKLMNTYKIPYAIIDGNNKNEHQILAEAINIIEKFDFSK; translated from the coding sequence ATGATAATTGGTATTAGTGGAATGATCGCAAGCGGCAAAAGCACTCTTGCAAAAAATTTAGCAAAATTCTATGATAATTCAATATATTTAGAAGAATTTCAATCTGAAGATAAAATTTTTAACCAATTTATTGAATGATTTTATAAAGGTGTAAAAAATATCAATTTAGCATTTCAAGCTTACATTTTGGAATCCTCAGCAAATACTCTTAGAAGTGCTCTAATTGATTTTTCAAAAAGCGGCAAAATTTGCCAAACAAACCATATTTTTCTTGATAGATTTAATATTGAACATTACATTTTTGCATTAATTTCAATGAAAAACAAACCAGCAAAATTTATTAAAGCTTTTGACCAATTGTTTAATAAAATGATTGAAAAAGAGCAAAATCCTAATCTAGCTATTTTTATTGATATTGACTTTGATAATTTCAAGGAACACTTATTTAAACGTGGTCGCGAAAGTGAAATTAAAAACTATGAGCAAAATGAAGAATATTTTAAAGAATTGCACGCTCTATACAGACATCTTTATGAAAAACTCATGAATACGTACAAAATCCCATACGCAATAATTGATGGAAATAATAAAAATGAACATCAAATTTTAGCTGAAGCAATAAATATAATTGAAAAATTTGACTTTTCAAAATAA
- a CDS encoding deoxynucleoside kinase: MIIGISGMIGSGKSSLTKKLLNHYKDSMILNEFEENDEEFNVFLEWLYKNEENITMSFQSYMIERHVDKFSEIKQLFIEKGKNIYNDHLFLDRFAIEHYIFASVILQDKNPRYQQAYDSMFKQMITNEETPHFAIFLDMTHETFKKRLFARGREVEVKNYEQNAEYFAKLHSVYKSKFEQLAKLYKMPFYIIDTNNLSENQVLHQAIKIIDNHLVNKKG, encoded by the coding sequence ATGATAATTGGCATAAGCGGAATGATTGGTAGCGGTAAAAGTTCACTTACAAAAAAACTTTTAAACCATTATAAAGATTCAATGATATTGAATGAATTTGAAGAAAATGACGAAGAGTTTAATGTTTTTTTAGAATGATTATACAAAAATGAAGAAAATATAACAATGAGCTTTCAATCTTATATGATTGAACGGCATGTTGATAAATTTTCCGAAATAAAACAATTATTTATTGAAAAAGGAAAAAATATTTATAATGACCACCTATTTTTAGACCGCTTTGCAATTGAACACTACATATTCGCTTCCGTTATTCTTCAAGACAAAAACCCACGTTATCAACAAGCCTATGATTCAATGTTTAAGCAAATGATAACAAATGAAGAAACTCCCCATTTTGCAATTTTTTTAGATATGACACATGAAACATTTAAAAAGAGACTTTTTGCAAGAGGTCGCGAGGTAGAAGTTAAAAACTATGAGCAAAATGCAGAATATTTTGCAAAATTGCACTCTGTATATAAATCAAAATTTGAACAATTGGCGAAATTATACAAAATGCCATTCTATATAATCGATACAAACAATTTATCTGAAAATCAAGTTTTACATCAAGCCATCAAGATAATAGATAATCATTTAGTGAATAAGAAAGGTTAA
- the greA gene encoding transcription elongation factor GreA, with protein sequence MSKIQDKIYLAQETLDKYKAEYHELVNVKRKEVQQALKEARAQGDLSENAEYDAARDLQGVVEGRILELEAIIEKAEVISTNEARTSTKIGVGSTVKYEKIDSGEIKTVTIMGIHDSDPLNGKISNVSALALALSDGKIGQIVEVDAASKYSIKILDVEYK encoded by the coding sequence ATGTCAAAAATTCAAGACAAAATTTATTTAGCCCAAGAAACACTAGATAAATATAAAGCTGAGTATCATGAATTAGTTAATGTAAAACGTAAAGAAGTTCAACAAGCACTAAAAGAAGCTCGTGCACAAGGTGACTTGTCAGAAAACGCGGAATATGACGCGGCTAGAGACTTACAAGGAGTTGTTGAAGGCAGAATTCTAGAATTAGAAGCAATAATTGAAAAAGCTGAAGTAATTAGCACCAATGAAGCAAGAACTTCGACCAAAATCGGTGTAGGTTCTACTGTTAAATACGAAAAAATTGATAGTGGCGAAATTAAAACAGTGACTATAATGGGTATTCACGATAGTGACCCTTTAAATGGCAAAATCTCTAATGTTTCTGCATTGGCTTTAGCGCTTAGCGATGGCAAAATTGGCCAGATTGTTGAAGTTGATGCTGCAAGTAAATACTCAATCAAAATTCTTGATGTTGAATATAAATAA
- a CDS encoding BC85_0335 family putative methyltransferase, producing MPQWLKIALWISVGVVGFLGISAFIISLVKVKKIKDKYLNDKDALAKKQLIELRGDNWGKLPYELKEFYNSKTNDNDIDSWINTVFLNDYKTLLIASKNLDYELVCLNLLSPAKITINKNIFDESKYTQACEINTELSNKKISVLSQNEIKDSKFDLIYATNIIENNTDIFANYFNLLNNNGMLVIRQDDTNKAKLRELISDLKFAQVTYEVSSVASKFIYIVKNANIS from the coding sequence ATGCCACAATGATTAAAAATTGCATTATGAATTTCAGTAGGTGTTGTAGGTTTTTTAGGCATCTCAGCATTTATCATTTCTTTGGTTAAAGTAAAAAAAATTAAAGATAAATATCTCAATGATAAAGACGCACTAGCTAAGAAACAATTAATAGAACTTCGGGGTGATAATTGAGGTAAATTACCATATGAGTTAAAAGAATTTTATAATTCAAAAACTAACGATAATGATATTGATAGTTGAATAAATACAGTATTTTTAAACGATTATAAAACACTTTTAATTGCAAGTAAAAACTTAGACTATGAGCTTGTTTGTTTGAATTTACTTTCGCCAGCTAAAATTACAATAAATAAAAATATTTTTGATGAAAGTAAATATACTCAAGCATGCGAAATAAACACTGAATTAAGCAACAAAAAAATCAGTGTTTTATCCCAAAACGAAATTAAAGATTCCAAATTTGATTTAATTTATGCAACAAATATCATTGAAAATAACACTGATATTTTCGCAAACTACTTTAATTTATTGAATAATAATGGTATGTTAGTTATCCGTCAAGATGACACAAATAAAGCTAAATTACGCGAATTGATTTCGGATTTAAAATTTGCCCAAGTAACATATGAAGTTTCAAGTGTTGCAAGTAAATTTATTTACATTGTAAAAAATGCAAATATTTCTTAA
- the ruvX gene encoding Holliday junction resolvase RuvX — MRKISLDLGTKTCGFAITDSMQIIASALETIRFEENDFDKVIDHIKKYLAKYNDIDGFIIGIPLRSNGQKSERTILIENFAIKINEIFDQNVYLVNEYGTTIKAEKTLKSAKLNYKKVREIKDSLSAVIILQEFLQYGGKLVK, encoded by the coding sequence GTGCGTAAAATTTCGTTGGATTTAGGAACCAAAACTTGTGGTTTTGCAATCACTGATTCAATGCAAATTATTGCCAGTGCCCTTGAAACTATTCGTTTCGAAGAAAACGATTTTGATAAAGTCATAGACCATATAAAAAAATATTTAGCTAAATATAATGATATTGATGGATTTATCATTGGAATACCGCTTAGAAGCAATGGTCAAAAAAGTGAAAGAACAATTTTAATTGAAAATTTCGCAATAAAAATCAATGAAATTTTTGACCAAAACGTTTATTTAGTGAATGAATATGGAACAACAATAAAAGCCGAAAAAACTCTTAAGTCAGCTAAACTAAATTACAAAAAAGTGCGCGAAATAAAAGACTCTTTATCTGCAGTTATTATTTTGCAAGAGTTTTTACAATATGGCGGAAAGTTGGTTAAATAA
- the alaS gene encoding alanine--tRNA ligase yields MNSKEIRNKWLDFFESKGHLKIESKSLIPVNDPSLLWINSGVATLKDYFSGKKIPPKNRLTNSQKAIRTNDIENVGVTSRHHTFFEMLGNFSIGDYFKDEAIEFAFEFLTSELKLDINKLYFTFFEEDIHTKQKWLSLGVDESHIISGSRDTNFWDVGAGPCGPCTEIFYDRGPKFDSRGIELLKNDIENDRFIEIWNIVFSQFNNEGENKYTELAQKNIDTGAGLERIASILQDAPTNYDSDLFLGIIREIEKYTNVKYDVENYFTKDEKQSEINTCFKIIADHIRTVANALGDGESISNVGRGYIIRRLIRRSIYKAMQLGIKDLFLHKLVPVVHDSLPFEYDINSVSQAILAEEEIFAKTIENGKELLEKHIKNNTKIFDGEIAFHLLETYGFPIELTEEILAKKGISIDLDGFEKAKQKHIEASRGNKQSGMQKAINSLSLINSKVSIFTGYETTRGTAKVIDLFDTEKRVDSANGKAYVLLDKTPFYATSGGQKHDEGYILQGENKIKIIDVFKDKFGNNIHLVEGKINSNEPVECFVDEYVRLNCARNHSATHLMFSVMRKVLGPYIKQLGSDINEKRFTFDFPGDSRPTDEQVRQIELEMRQIIKNDIKREYIISTIEEAKNLHAVMTIEEDEYMDPKAVRIVKWSNITSDLCGGTHLDHSSILENFKITEVEKKQVGVYRFRVVTSNKLVNEWLREQIQIYSEELANIVNKIKAMDSTYNLETQNDNNLENLLNNIQKSIEKAREDFRKINKEKASVEFEISHQDASELEKGKKFYINLNVESSQIKQAASTLREKFPNATIVLASVNGNQTLLAIASKTKDSNQLFKLIGKNLNAKGGGSAILAMGKIDSTTELEQIILEAISA; encoded by the coding sequence ATGAATTCAAAAGAAATAAGAAATAAATGACTTGATTTTTTTGAATCAAAAGGTCATTTAAAAATTGAAAGTAAAAGTCTTATTCCAGTTAATGACCCATCTTTATTATGAATTAATTCAGGAGTTGCAACACTTAAAGATTATTTTAGTGGCAAAAAAATACCGCCAAAAAATCGTTTAACAAACTCACAAAAAGCAATCCGGACAAATGATATTGAAAACGTTGGAGTAACCTCAAGACACCACACATTTTTTGAAATGCTTGGTAATTTTAGTATTGGCGATTATTTCAAAGATGAAGCAATAGAATTTGCTTTTGAATTTTTAACTAGCGAACTTAAATTAGACATAAATAAACTTTATTTCACCTTCTTTGAAGAAGATATTCATACAAAACAAAAATGGTTATCATTAGGCGTTGATGAATCTCATATAATCTCAGGTTCTAGAGATACAAACTTTTGAGACGTTGGTGCTGGTCCTTGTGGCCCATGTACTGAAATATTTTATGATAGAGGTCCAAAATTTGACTCTCGTGGCATTGAACTACTAAAAAATGATATTGAAAATGACCGTTTCATTGAAATTTGAAACATTGTTTTCAGTCAATTTAACAATGAAGGCGAAAACAAATACACTGAATTAGCACAAAAAAATATTGATACGGGTGCTGGACTTGAAAGAATTGCTTCAATTCTTCAAGATGCACCAACCAACTATGATTCTGATTTATTTTTGGGAATTATTCGCGAAATTGAAAAATACACTAATGTAAAATATGATGTTGAAAACTACTTCACAAAAGATGAAAAACAAAGCGAAATAAACACATGCTTTAAAATTATTGCTGACCATATTAGAACTGTTGCTAACGCACTTGGTGATGGCGAATCAATTTCAAATGTTGGTCGAGGCTATATCATTCGTAGATTAATTAGAAGATCTATTTATAAAGCAATGCAGCTTGGGATTAAGGATTTATTTTTACACAAATTAGTTCCAGTGGTTCATGATTCATTGCCTTTTGAATATGATATCAATAGTGTTTCACAAGCAATACTAGCTGAAGAAGAAATTTTTGCAAAAACCATTGAAAATGGTAAAGAATTGTTAGAAAAACACATTAAAAATAACACAAAAATATTTGATGGCGAAATTGCTTTTCACTTACTTGAAACATACGGATTTCCAATTGAACTTACTGAAGAAATACTTGCTAAAAAGGGTATTTCAATTGATTTAGATGGTTTTGAAAAAGCAAAACAAAAACACATTGAAGCAAGCAGAGGCAACAAACAAAGCGGTATGCAAAAAGCAATTAACTCATTATCATTAATCAACTCTAAAGTTTCAATATTTACCGGATATGAAACTACAAGAGGAACCGCTAAAGTAATTGATCTATTTGATACTGAAAAACGTGTTGATTCGGCAAATGGCAAAGCGTACGTTTTATTAGATAAAACACCATTTTATGCAACTAGTGGTGGTCAAAAACACGATGAAGGTTACATACTTCAGGGTGAAAACAAAATTAAAATCATCGATGTTTTTAAAGACAAATTCGGGAATAATATTCACTTAGTTGAAGGGAAAATTAATTCAAATGAACCAGTTGAATGCTTTGTTGATGAATATGTTCGTTTGAATTGTGCTAGAAACCACTCGGCAACTCACTTAATGTTCTCAGTTATGAGAAAAGTTTTAGGGCCATATATTAAACAATTAGGTTCTGACATCAATGAAAAAAGATTTACTTTTGACTTCCCGGGAGATTCGCGCCCAACCGATGAACAAGTTAGACAAATTGAATTGGAAATGCGCCAAATAATTAAAAATGATATCAAGCGTGAATACATAATTTCAACAATCGAAGAAGCAAAAAACTTACATGCTGTTATGACGATTGAAGAAGACGAATATATGGATCCTAAAGCTGTTAGAATTGTTAAATGATCAAACATAACTAGTGACCTTTGTGGAGGTACACACTTAGACCATAGTTCAATTTTAGAAAACTTTAAAATAACAGAAGTTGAGAAAAAACAAGTTGGAGTTTATCGTTTTAGAGTTGTTACATCAAATAAACTTGTTAATGAATGACTAAGAGAGCAAATACAAATTTATAGCGAAGAGCTCGCAAATATTGTTAATAAAATCAAGGCTATGGATTCCACTTATAATTTAGAAACACAAAACGATAATAATCTTGAAAATTTATTGAATAATATTCAAAAATCAATTGAAAAAGCTAGAGAAGATTTTAGAAAAATAAATAAAGAGAAAGCAAGTGTTGAGTTTGAAATAAGTCATCAAGATGCTTCAGAACTTGAAAAAGGCAAAAAATTCTATATCAATTTAAATGTAGAATCTTCTCAAATCAAACAAGCAGCATCAACACTTAGAGAAAAATTCCCAAATGCTACTATTGTTCTTGCTAGCGTGAATGGAAATCAAACATTACTTGCTATTGCTTCAAAAACAAAAGATTCAAACCAATTATTCAAATTAATTGGCAAAAATTTAAATGCAAAAGGTGGTGGTTCAGCTATTTTAGCAATGGGTAAAATTGATTCAACAACTGAACTTGAACAAATAATATTGGAGGCAATTAGTGCGTAA